One segment of Odontesthes bonariensis isolate fOdoBon6 chromosome 1, fOdoBon6.hap1, whole genome shotgun sequence DNA contains the following:
- the cops2 gene encoding COP9 signalosome complex subunit 2 yields MSDMEDDFMCDDEEDYDLEYSEDSNSEPNVDLENQYYNSKALKEDDPKAALSSFQKVLELEGEKGEWGFKALKQMIKINFKLTNFPEMMNRYKQLLTYIRSAVTRNYSEKSINSILDYISTSKQMDLLQEFYETTLEALKDAKNDRLWFKTNTKLGKLYLEREEYGKLQKILRQLHQSCQTDDGEDDLKKGTQLLEIYALEIQMYTAQKNNKKLKALYEQSLHIKSAIPHPLIMGVIRECGGKMHLREGEFEKAHTDFFEAFKNYDESGSPRRTTCLKYLVLANMLMKSGINPFDSQEAKPYKNDPEILAMTNLVSAYQNNDITEFEKILKTNHSNIMDDPFIREHIEELLRNIRTQVLIKLIKPYTRIHIPFISKELNIDVCDVESLLVQCILDNTIHGRIDQVNQLLELDYQKRGGARYTALDKWTNQLNSLNQAIVSKLT; encoded by the exons ATGTCTGACATGGAAGATGATTTTATGTGCGATGATGAAGAAGATTACGACCTG GAATACTCAGAGGACAGTAATTCAGAGCCAAATGTGGACCTGGAGAACCAGTACTACAACTCCAAAGCTTTGAAGGAGGACGATCCCAAAGCAGCGCTCAGCAGTTTCCAGAAG GTATTGGAACTAGAGGGAGAGAAAGGTGAATGGGGATTCAAAGCACTTAAACAGATGATCAAAATCAACTTTAAGCTG ACCAATTTCCCAGAGATGATGAATAGGTACAAGCAGCTCCTTACATATATCAGAAGTGCTGTCACCAGGAACTACTCAGAGAAGTCCATCAACTCCATTCTCGACTACATATCTACCTCCAAACAG ATGGACCTGCTACAAGAGTTCTACGAAACCACACTGGAGGCTTTGAAAGATGCAAAAAACGACAGATTGTGGTTCAAAACCAACACAAAG TTGGGGAAGCTGTATTTGGAGAGAGAAGAGTATGGAAAACTGCAAAAGATCCTTCGGCAACTTCACCAGTCATGTCAG ACAGATGATGGAGAGGATGACCTGAAGAAAGGAACACAGCTGCTGGAGATCTACGCTTTAGAAATCCAAATGTACActgcacagaaaaacaacaagaagTTGAAAGCGTTGTATGAGCAGTCACTTCACATTAAATCAGCCATTCCTCATCCACTCATAATGGGAGTTATCAGAG AGTGTGGAGGAAAGATGCATCTGAGAGAAGGTGAGTTTGAGAAAGCTCACACAGACTTCTTTGAGGCCTTTAAGAACTACGATGAATCCGGAAGCCCAAGAAGGACGACATGCCTGAAGTACCTGGTCTTAGCAAACATGCTGATGAAGTCAGGAATAAACCCCTTTGACTCTCAAGAG gcCAAACCATACAAAAATGACCCTGAGATCCTAGCGATGACCAACTTAGTAAG cGCCTACCAGAACAATGACATCACCGAATTTGAGAAAATCCTGAAAACAAATCACAGTAATATAATGGACGACCCCTTCATTAGAGAGCACATAGAGG AGCTTCTACGTAACATTAGAACTCAAGTGCTTATCAAACTCATCAAACCATACACAAGAATACACATCCCTTTCATTTCTAAG GAGCTGAACATTGACGTGTGTGACGTGGAGAGTTTGTTGGTGCAGTGTATCTTGGACAA cacaaTCCATGGACGAATCGACCAGGTCAACCAGCTACTAGAACTGGACTACCAGAAAAGAGGTGGAGCCCGCTACACTGCGTTAGACAAATGGACAAATCAGTTGAACTCCTTGAACCAAGCCATTGTTAGCAAACTCACATGA